The Engystomops pustulosus chromosome 1, aEngPut4.maternal, whole genome shotgun sequence genome has a window encoding:
- the LOC140115988 gene encoding uncharacterized protein: MDVQVTKIVKKTDLPFEDAAQLKDPMDRKSDSLLRKAWETSMLSLKTNLASTSVARNLLYWLNELESHIKEGTPRSTILENFPLLKSATAFLADSAAEGIRFASKEGALTNSTRRALWLKQWNGDIRSKKPNGTNRLIINLRGLNEFIVYRKFRMESRSHPRNLKKTGMDSKLPEVRTFPSYCEEIPGCKPELSLPNVVPSTGQGRPHQGSDNKVQEKISDLYQRSYEDSGLSNSLHLLGSLVSGPFQNTPGMDLKILEQKTGGSGQENPNPTCRQGGPAMVVGRRKSEERDLLVKQPLHPNPDRREPEGLGGSDASANFPGYLDRGDYKKVLKFPRVASSMGSTQREHSSSCPPTPPNSIRQYNYGLLHKKTRRNQVSSPEYPSSENIFVGRTTHSVNICHSSKRHGEFKGGLSKQKKDPTKRVEPQGGDLPAANIFVGLSSSGLVRNKGEYQMPALFFSGKRGEQGTAGRLLSLLGHSASLRLPPNSPDRQGPEENISGKYQSHLHLPELAEEKLVPTLEEDVTRESSHSSAIRGPTTSGSNPSSKPREITAVCLDPESSFLSSQGLSSEVIKTLKASRKPVTFAIYHKIWKRFCSFCKDSPPSQANLNILQVLEFLQKGLELGLSTSTLKVQVSALSAFFDQPLIEHRWVKRFIKAASRLKPQTVKKSSAWDLTLVLNALMKEPFEPIDSSSVKNLTLKTVFLIAITSARRLGELQAISIREPYMKILDDRIVLMLDPNFVPKVVSDFHRNQEIILPSFCENPSSAREREWSSLDGKNKGRKASKATIARWLRLAIASCYDLQKSPIPAGIRAHWTRAMSTSWAERRGASLDQICRAATWSSSTTFSKHYRLDLHLSKDLSFGRKVLQAVIPP; encoded by the exons ATGGATGTGCAAGTTACCAAAATAGTAAAGAAGACTGACCTTCCTTTTGAGGACGCGGCCCAATTAAAGGACCCTATGGACAGGAAGTCTGACTCCCTGTTGAGAAAGGCCTGGGAGACCTCCATGCTCAGTCTGAAAACTAACTTGGCTTCCACCTCAGTCGCAAGGAACTTGCTGTACTGGCTGAATGAGTTGGAATCCCACATCAAGGaagggactccgagatcaacaatcttggagaactttcctttgcTGAAATCTGCAACAGCCTTCCTCGCAGATTCTGCTGCCGAGGGAATTCGTTTCGCTTCAAAGGAGGGAGCACTTACTAACTCTACCCGACGGGCGCTGTGGCTAAAACAGTGGAACGGGGACATCAGATCCAAG aaaccgAACGGCACAAACCGACTAATCATCAACCTGAGAGGTCTCAACGAGTTTATCGTCTACCGgaaattcaggatggagtcg agatctcaccctagaaaccttaaaaagactgggatggatagtaaactaccagaagtcagaactttccccagctactgtgaggaaattcctgggtgtaaacctgaactcagtttaccaaatgtcgttccttccacaggacaagggagACCACATCAAGGATCTGATAACAAGGTTCAGGAGAAAATCAGTGATCTCTATCAGAGAAGCTATGAAGATTCTGGGCTCtctaacagcctgcatctcctcggtagcctggtgtcaggcccattccagaatactccagggatggatcttaagatcctggaacagaaaacaggaggatctggacaggaaaatcccaatcccacctgccgtcaaggaggacctgctatggtggttggaagacggaaatctgaggaaagggatcttctggtcaaacagcccttacatcccaatccagacagacgcgagccagaggggctggggggcagtgatgcctcagcaaatttcccagggtacctggacagaggagattacaagaaggtcctcaaatttccgagagttgcaagcagtatgggaagcactcagcgcgaacactcctcttcttgcccaccaacacctcctaattctatcagacaatacaactacggtctcctacataaaaagacaaggaggaaccaggtctcctctcctgagtaccctagctcggaaaatatttttgtgggcagaacaaCACACTCTGTCAATATCTGCCACTCATCTAAAAGGCACGGAGAATTCAAGggcggactttctaagcagaagaaagatcctaccaaacgagtggagcctcaaggaggagatcttccagcggctaacatctttgtggggttatcctctagtggacttgttcgcaacaagggagaataccaaatgcctgcattatttttctctggaaaaaggggagaacagggaacggctggacgccttctctcactcctgggacattccgctagtctacgccttccccccaattcccctgatcgccagggtcctgaggaaaatatttcaggaaaataccagagccatcttcatctgcccgaactggccgaagaaaagctggtacCCACTCTTGAAGAAGATGTCACCAGAGAATCCAGTCATTCTTCCGCTATCAGAGGACCTACTACATCAGGGTCCAATCCATCATCCAAACCCAGGGAAATTACAGCTGTctgcctggatcctgaatccagcttcttaagctctcagggactctcatctgaagtcatcaagaccctgaaggcaagtagaaaaccagtcacctttgccatctatcataagatatggaagaggttctgttccttctgtaaggacagtccaccttcccaagctaaccttaatattttgcaggtgcttgaatttcttcaaaagggtttggagttgggtttgtctaccagcaccctgaaggtccaggtgtcggcgcttagtgccttcttcgaccagcctctcatcgagcacaggtgggtcaaaagatttattaaagctgcctctaggttaaagcctcagactgttaaaaaatcatcagcatgggacttaactctagttttgaatgccttaatgaaggaaccatttgaacctattgattcctccagtgttaaaaacctgacacttaagacagttttcctgatagccatcacttctgctagaaggttaggtgaacttcaggctatatcgattagggaaccctacatgaaaattctagatgatagaattgtgttgatgttggatccaaattttgttcccaaggtggtttccgactttcataggaatcaggagattatcctaccctccttctgtgagaacccttcttcggcaagagaacgcgaatggagttctttggat gggaaaaataaggggaggaaggcgtcgaaggcgactattgcaagatggctgagactggcaattgcctcatgttacgacctacagaaaagcccgataccagcaggaatccgagctcactggaccagggctatgtccacatcttgggcggaaagaagaggagcgtcaCTAGATCAGATTTGCAGAGCTGCAACGTGGTCTTCATCCACTACATTCTCCAAGC